The following proteins come from a genomic window of Salvia hispanica cultivar TCC Black 2014 chromosome 4, UniMelb_Shisp_WGS_1.0, whole genome shotgun sequence:
- the LOC125218987 gene encoding uncharacterized protein LOC125218987: MTLPLRRWVYHCHLCRYVVHLNCATSTFDDENAIDGEKDVTKFPIAVDDMYEEIIKPFVRRESGKVLISHDDQNKGGKYRFFGHPHHLLTFTTFSSSSSSSSQDHYKKVDDDEEDDFDIIPGSELTCDGCTLAIHEKKQTDGDGYESGYMSCEECKYFLHLSCFNLPLEIPSLPIHPLKGLRIQNVDGKLTDWTYCFICQALTNRLYYSCTYEGCRFNIDIKCSSLPSTITHAAHPRHNYLEIVTSDYESLFCVNCYSFISSTVGQYKCNSCRFSVCGACVMLPATNKHRLENHMLWLTYDARFNHPGEFYCSSCEQQMDPRSWMYYCRDCDQSFHPKCFPATSGFYRLKYGTKQYVISIHDHPFRFQIISNKKRCDQCHKDSYDMPGFQCGSCFFAVCVKCGVKCLGDA, from the exons ATGACTTTGCCATTGAGACGATGGGTCTATCACTGCCACCTTTGTAGATATGTCGTCCATCTCAATTGTGCCACCTCCAC ATTTGATGATGAAAATGCAATTGATGGTGAGAAAGATGTTACCAAGTTTCCGATAGCAGTAGATGACATGTATGAGGAGATAATCAAACCTTTCGTTAGGCGAGAAAGTGGAAAAGTTCTCATCTCTCATGATGATCAGAACAAGGGTGGCAAGTACAGGTTCTTTGGTCACCCTCATCATCTACTAACTTTTACTACATTTTCAtcgtcttcttcatcatcatctcaagatcactacaaaaaagttgatgatgatgaagaagatgattttGACATTATTCCGGGATCGGAATTAACATGTGATGGGTGCACATTGGCTATACATGAAAAGAAGCAAACAGATGGTGATGGGTATGAGAGTGGTTATATGAGTTGTGAAGAATGCAAATACTTTCTCCATTTGTCCTGCTTCAACTTACCACTTGAGATCCCCTCTCTTCCAATTCATCCTCTCAAAGGCTTAAGGATTCAAAATGTTGATGGCAAGCTCACAGATTGGACATACTGTTTTATTTGTCAGGCTTTAACGAATCGGCTCTATTACTCTTGTACCTACGAAGGCTGCAGGTTCAACATAGACATCAAGTGTTCTTCTCTGCCCAGCACCATAACACACGCAGCTCACCCACGACATAATTATCTCGAGATAGTCACAAGTGATTATGAGTCTCTTTTCTGTGTTAACTGTTATAGCTTTATAAGTTCAACTGTGGGACAATACAAATGCAATAGTTGCAGATTCAGTGTGTGTGGTGCATGCGTGATGCTACCAGCAACAAATAAGCATAGATTGGAGAATCACATGTTATGGTTGACATACGATGCTCGGTTTAACCATCCCGGTGAGTTCTACTGCAGTAGTTGCGAACAACAAATGGACCCCAGAAGTTGGATGTATTATTGTCGAGACTGCGATCAATCCTTCCATCCCAAATGcttccctgccacgtcaggtTTTTACAGACTCAAATATGGGACAAAGCAGTATGTGATATCCATTCATGATCACCCTTTCAGATTTCAAATCATATCCAACAAAAAGAGATGTGATCAATGTCATAAAGATAGTTATGATATGCCCGGATTTCAATGTGGGTCATGCTTCTTTGCCGTGTGTGTAAAGTGCGGTGTGAAATGCTTGGGTGATGCCTAG